A region of the Yarrowia lipolytica chromosome 1C, complete sequence genome:
TTTCCCGATTTATTCCAAATTTATTCGCGGACCAGAAAAATCTTCCCACCTCAAGACTATGAGGGTATGCTGGTTCTCATGTTGGCGATCGAGCAAAGAAAAGTCGATTGCACTGTCCACTGCTGAAGCCGAGTACATGGCTCTATCTGAGGGTACCAAGACTGTTATGTGGCTAACTGAGGTCTATGAAGACTTCGGTATTGCCACCCTCCATGAGAGCCAATCTTACTAAGATgtaagtatgtacatacgtaGTGTAGGACATTTTACTGGAGGCTGGAGGCAGGAGGGAGAAAatggatcacgtgaccaaaaaTACGACGggcgttgttgttgtcgtgCCACGTGGCAGTACACGTGACTTTTGGCCCTCTGCTGGCCCGCCTGGTCTCCAAGCGGCTGATTGTAGGGCTGAATTGAAATGCTGTACAACGGTCGACTGTATCATGGAGACTCGGAGTTATTAAGGTACCGGCAATTAATTAAGATGCGCATTGAACTTAATCTCCGGAAATAAAAACTAAATAAAAACtaaataaaaattaaataaaaaaacacaaaacaTGCTTGGCTAGAGCGACATGATTGCAGCAGTGATGGGTTTGTACGGTCGGTGGGGAATTTTGGTTTTTCCTGGTAAATAGTCATATCTGGGTTCTCGTATCCATGAAAAGAGGCGCTCCAGGTTGAACTCGAGATAAGTGAAGAGTATTAGTGAAGAGTATAAGTGAAACtgttggtcttggggtCACCATAGATGgatgtactggtactcATATGATACCTTTTAACTCCTGAGAGTGTCTTGcaagattctcaagacTTTACAAGCCTTCTCATCTCccatacatacagtattgACAGGTATGTACGActtagtatgtactatatTTCGTCAGTAATGGTTGAATAAGTATCAAATAACTGTACTAACAAAATCTCTCTTCATTTCAAGCTCATTTAATTATTATATCGTATACTATTGGGCTCGTTTCTGCCAGCTTACTTACTGGTAATCTCGGAAGGGCTTAGTACTTGGCCAGAGGTCGCTGGGCCCACTGTTTCTCGGCAAAGTCCCAGTTGAGCACCTCCCAGAGGTTGTCAAAGTAGGcggccttgttgttgtagtACTGGATGTAGTAGGCGTGCTCCCAAAAGTCGATTCCCAGCAGAGTGACGGCTCCGGGGGCCGAAATAGCGTCCTGGTTGCTGGTGACCTCGATCTTGAGAGTTCCGTCGGGGTAAGACACGAGCCAAGCCCAACCAGAGCCCTGGAGAGCCAGAAGATCagccttgagcttggcTTTGAACTCATCCAGAGAGCCAAACTgcttggcaatctcctccttgagttTCGCGCCTCCCTTGGCTCCGTCGGAAGACGAGGGGGTCAGTGACTTCCAGAAAATGGAGTGGTTGACATGGCCTCCTCCGTTGAAGTTGATGGCCTTCTGCAGAGCAATTTGTCTGACCACGTCGTTGGCGGCGACAGcctcctgcagctgcttggtGGCAGCATTGAGGTTGTTCACGTAGGTCTGGTGGTGCTTGGAGTGATGGATCTCCATGATCTGGGCGGAGATCTGGGGCTCGAGGGCCTAGGTTAGTACGagagcagaggcagagtgATTGACGGGATCTAAACCAGGGAGAGCAGACCCGATAGTTGACAGGGCTAGACACGTCGAGTCCCGGGAATCACTTAGGGACTCGATTAGTTTAGACAGAGACCCGGTTAACAGACGGACTAGGCACCACGTGAATCAATTGAGTCGGGTGAGTCAATCAAGTTGCTCTTCCAATAGATTTGTACCATATTTGGTCATGTCTGGT
Encoded here:
- a CDS encoding uncharacterized protein (Compare to YALI0C16599g, some similarities with uniprot|O23588 Arabidopsis thaliana LTR Retrotransposon (Retrotransposon like protein) fragment), coding for MSYTTYVHTYILVRLALMEVLVPSDRAMYSASAVDSAIDFSLLDRQHENQHTLIVLRWEDFSGPRINLE
- a CDS encoding uncharacterized protein (Compare to YALI0C16621g, similar to Saccharomyces cerevisiae SOD2 (YHR008C); ancestral locus Anc_5.590, similar to uniprot|P00447 Saccharomyces cerevisiae YHR008c SOD2 superoxide dismutase (Mn) precursor mitochondrial (EC 1.15.1.1)), producing the protein MHGLNQSASMLRSKWMEALEPQISAQIMEIHHSKHHQTYVNNLNAATKQLQEAVAANDVVRQIALQKAINFNGGGHVNHSIFWKSLTPSSSDGAKGGAKLKEEIAKQFGSLDEFKAKLKADLLALQGSGWAWLVSYPDGTLKIEVTSNQDAISAPGAVTLLGIDFWEHAYYIQYYNNKAAYFDNLWEVLNWDFAEKQWAQRPLAKY